From Haemorhous mexicanus isolate bHaeMex1 chromosome 2, bHaeMex1.pri, whole genome shotgun sequence, the proteins below share one genomic window:
- the LOC132323492 gene encoding complement C1q and tumor necrosis factor-related protein 9A-like, whose translation MKSWIVLLAIVVSTAETQNQDICTQGYPGIPGNPGHNGIPGRDGRDGSKGDKGDTGEPGIPGSPGKDGVNGEKGERGTNGTVEEKGNKGDKGERGPPGKLGPKGFIGSVGHKGQKGELGLQGQKGLKGDIGPIGPKGTKGEIGHPGRVGFPGPIGPIGNPGPKGNTGGIGPQGNPGVQGERGLKGDRGDKGEVGAPGVLPRSAFSVGLTANTKFPPPNRPIKFDKVLYNSLNDFNSATGKFTCKHPGVYYFTYHITVYSRNVRVALVKNGIKMLHTVDRYQSGEDQASGAAILELQGGDEVWLQAHQGEAFNGLFADGDDDTTFSGFLLFSTADPLQPLLLPTL comes from the exons ATGAAAAGCTGGATTGTACTGCTGGCTATTGTAgtcagcacagcagagacacagaacCAGGACATCTGCACCCAAGGGTATCCTGGCATTCCTGGCAATCCTGGGCACAATGGCATACCTGGTCGGGATGGACGTGACGGGTCAAAAGGAGACAAGGGAGATACAG GTGAACCAGGAATTCCTGGAAGTCCAGGAAAAGATGGTGTCAATGGAGAGAAAGGTGAACGAG gAACCAATGGGACTGTTGAAGAGAAGGGGAACAAAGGAGATAAAGGAGAAAGAGGACCACCGGGGAAACTGGGACCAAAAGGATTTATAGGATCAGTGGGTCACAAAGGTCagaagggagagctgggactgcaAGGACaaaaggggttaaaaggagACATTGGACCCATAGGTCCAAAAGGGACAAAGGGTGAAATTGGCCATCCTGGAAGAGTTGGTTTCCCAGGGCCGATTGGCCCGATTGGTAATCCAGGTCCTAAAGGTAATACTGGAGGTATAGGACCACAGGGCAATCCTGGAGTTCAGGGGGAAAGAGGCTtgaaaggagacagaggagacaAGGGGGAGGTAGGTGCCCCAGGAGTCCTCCCAAGGAGTGCTTTCAGTGTTGGCCTTACAGCCAACACCAAGTTTCCCCCTCCGAATCGCCCAATCAAGTTTGACAAGGTGCTCTATAACAGCCTGAATGACTTCAACTCGGCTACTGGCAAGTTCACCTGCAAACACCCCGGTGTTTACTATTTCACCTACCACATCACTGTCTACTCGAGGAACGTGCGAGTAGCTCTCGTTAAGAACGGCATCAAGATGCTGCACACGGTGGACAGGTACCAGAGTGGAGAGGACCAGGCCTCGGGAGCCGCCATCCTcgagctgcagggaggagacGAGGTGTGGCTGCAGGCCCACCAAGGAGAGGCTTTCAATGGGCTCTTTGCAGATGGCGATGACGACACCACCTTCTCTGGGTTCCTCCTCTTCAGCACTGCTGAcccactgcagccactgctgctgcccaccctgtAG